A genomic stretch from Capricornis sumatraensis isolate serow.1 chromosome 4, serow.2, whole genome shotgun sequence includes:
- the MYF6 gene encoding myogenic factor 6, with protein sequence MMMDLFETGSYFFYLDGENVTLQPLEVAEGSPLYPGSDGTLSPCQDQMPPEAGSDSSGEEHVLAPPGLQPPHCPGQCLIWACKTCKRKSAPTDRRKAATLRERRRLKKINEAFEALKRRTVANPNQRLPKVEILRSAINYIERLQDLLQRLDQQDKMQELGVDPFSYRPKQENLEGADFLRTCSSQWPSVSDHSRGLVITAKEGGTSIDSSASSSLRCLSSIVDSISSEEHKLPCVEEVVEK encoded by the exons ATGATGATGGACCTTTTTGAAACTGGCTCCTATTTCTTCTACTTGGACGGGGAAAATGTTACCCTGCAGCCCTTAGAAGTGGCAGAGGGCTCTCCTCTGTATCCAGGGAGTGATGGTACCCTGTCGCCCTGCCAGGACCAAATGCCCCCAGAAGCCGGGAGCGACAGCAGCGGAGAGGAACATGTCCTGGCGCCCCCAGGCCTGCAGCCTCCCCACTGCCCCGGCCAGTGTCTGATCTGGGCTTGCAAGACCTGCAAGAGAAAATCTGCCCCCACCGACCGGCGGAAGGCCGCCACCCTGCGCGAGAGGCGGCGGCTCAAGAAAATCAACGAGGCCTTCGAGGCACTGAAGCGACGGACTGTGGCCAACCCCAACCAGAGGCTGCCCAAGGTGGAGATTCTGCGGAGCGCCATTAACTACATCGAGCGGTTGCAGGACCTGCTGCAGCGCCTGGATCAGCAGGACAAAATGCAGGAGTTAGGGGTGGACCCCTTCAGCTACAGACCCAAGCAAGAAAAT CTTGAGGGTGCGGATTTCCTGCGCACCTGCAGCTCCCAGTGGCCAAGTGTTTCGGATCATTCCAGGGGGCTCGTGATAACTGCCAAGGAAG GAGGGACAAGCATTGATTCATCGGCCTCGAGTAGCCTTCGATGCCTCTCTTCCATCGTGGACAGCATTTCCTCGGAGGAACACAAACTCCCCTGCGTGGAGGAGGTGGTGGAGAAGTAA
- the MYF5 gene encoding myogenic factor 5, producing the protein MDMMDGCQFSPSEYFYDGSCIPSPEGEFGDEFEPRVAAFGAHKADLQGSDEDEHVRAPTGHHQAGHCLMWACKACKRKSTTMDRRKAATMRERRRLKKVNQAFDTLKRCTTTNPNQRLPKVEILRNAIRYIESLQELLREQVENYYSLPGQNCSEPTSPTSSCSDGMPECNSPIWSRKSSSFDSVYCPDVPNVYATDKSSLSSLDCLSSIVDRITNSEQPGLPLQDPASLSPVASTDSQPATPGASSSRLIYHVL; encoded by the exons ATGGACATGATGGACGGCTGCCAGTTCTCGCCCTCTGAGTACTTCTACGACGGCTCCTGCATCCCATCCCCCGAGGGCGAGTTCGGGGACGAGTTTGAGCCGCGAGTGGCTGCTTTCGGGGCTCACAAGGCAGACCTGCAAGGCTCAGACGAGGACGAGCACGTGCGAGCACCCACGGGCCACCACCAGGCCGGCCACTGCCTCATGTGGGCCTGCAAAGCATGCAAGAGGAAGTCCACCACCATGGATCGGCGGAAGGCGGCCACCATGCGCGAGCGGAGACGCCTGAAGAAGGTCAACCAGGCTTTCGACACGCTCAAGCGGTGCACCACGACCAACCCTAACCAGAGGCTGCCCAAGGTGGAGATCCTCAGGAATGCCATCCGCTACATTGAGAGCCTGCAGGAGCTGCTAAGGGAACAGGTGGAAAactactatagcctgccagggcaGAACTGTTCTGAGCCCACCAGCCCCACCTCAAGTTGCTCTGATGGCATG CCGGAATGTAACAGCCCTATCTGGTCCAGAAAGAGCAGCAGTTTTGACAGCGTCTACTGTCCTGATGTACCAAATG TATATGCCACGGATAAAAGCTCCTTATCCAGCTTGGATTGCTTATCCAGCATAGTGGATCGGATCACCAACTCAGAGCAACCTGGATTGCCTCTCCAGGatccagcctctctctccccagttGCCAGCACCGATTCTCAGCCTGCAACTCCAGGGGCCTCTAGTTCCAGGCTCATTTATCATGTGCTATGA